The following coding sequences lie in one Arabidopsis thaliana chromosome 3, partial sequence genomic window:
- the IDD2 gene encoding indeterminate(ID)-domain 2 (indeterminate(ID)-domain 2 (IDD2); FUNCTIONS IN: sequence-specific DNA binding transcription factor activity, zinc ion binding, nucleic acid binding; INVOLVED IN: regulation of transcription; LOCATED IN: intracellular, chloroplast; EXPRESSED IN: 22 plant structures; EXPRESSED DURING: 13 growth stages; CONTAINS InterPro DOMAIN/s: Zinc finger, C2H2-like (InterPro:IPR015880), Zinc finger, C2H2-type (InterPro:IPR007087), Zinc finger, double-stranded RNA binding (InterPro:IPR022755); BEST Arabidopsis thaliana protein match is: C2H2-like zinc finger protein (TAIR:AT5G66730.1); Has 54862 Blast hits to 20312 proteins in 388 species: Archae - 0; Bacteria - 661; Metazoa - 50262; Fungi - 473; Plants - 881; Viruses - 5; Other Eukaryotes - 2580 (source: NCBI BLink).): MPVDLDNSSTVSGEASVSISSTGNQNPLPNSTGKKKRNLPGMPDPESEVIALSPKTLLATNRFVCEICNKGFQRDQNLQLHRRGHNLPWKLRQKSNKEVKKKVYVCPEVSCVHHDPSRALGDLTGIKKHFCRKHGEKKWKCDKCSKKYAVQSDWKAHSKICGTKEYKCDCGTLFSRRDSFITHRAFCDALAEENARSHHSQSKKQNPEILTRKNPVPNPVPAPVDTESAKIKSSSTLTIKQSESPKTPPEIVQEAPKPTSLNVVTSNGVFAGLFESSSASPSIYTTSSSSKSLFASSSSIEPISLGLSTSHGSSFLGSNRFHAQPAMSATALLQKAAQMGAASSGGSLLHGLGIVSSTSTSIDAIVPHGLGLGLPCGGESSSGLKELMMGNSSVFGPKQTTLDFLGLGRAVGNGNGPSNGLSTLVGGGTGIDMATTFGSGEFSGKDISRRKS; encoded by the exons atgccGGTAGATTTAGATAACTCCTCCACAGTTTCCGGTGAAGCAAGTGTTTCAATCTCATCCACCGGAAACCAAAACCCACTTCCAAACTCCACCGGAAAGAAGAAACGTAACCTCCCTGGCATGCCTG ATCCAGAGTCAGAAGTTATAGCTTTATCACCAAAAACATTACTAGCAACAAACAGATTTGTTTGTGAAATCTGTAACAAAGGGTTTCAAAGAGACCAGAATCTTCAACTTCATCGTCGTGGACACAATTTACCATGGAAGCTTCGtcagaaatcaaacaaagaagtgaagaaaaaagtCTATGTTTGTCCTGAAGTTAGTTGTGTTCATCACGACCCTTCACGTGCTTTAGGAGATCTAACTGGAATCAAGAAACACTTTTGTCGGAAACATGGTGAGAAGAAGTGGAAATGTGATAAATGTTCTAAGAAATACGCTGTTCAATCTGATTGGAAAGCTCATTCCAAGATTTGTGGTACTAAAGAGTATAAATGTGATTGTGGTACTCTGTTTTCTAG gaGGGATAGTTTTATAACGCATAGAGCTTTTTGTGATGCTTTGGCTGAAGAAAATGCGAGAAGTCATCATAGTCAGAGTAAGAAACAGAATCCTGAAATTTTGACCCGGAAAAACCCGGTACCCAACCCGGTTCCTGCTCCGGTGGATACTGAGTCTGCTAAAATCAAATCCTCCTCGACTTTAACAATTAAGCAATCAG AATCTCCAAAAACCCCTCCTGAAATCGTTCAAGAAGCTCCAAAACCGACCAGTTTAAATGTTGTTACAAGCAACGGTGTTTTCGCAGGCTTATTCGAATCTTCCTCGGCTTCTCCAAGTATATACACAACATCGTCTTCTTCGAAGAGTCTTTTCGCGTCATCTTCGTCCATTGAACCTATCTCTTTGGGTCTTTCAACAAGTCATGGATCATCCTTTCTTGGGTCAAACCGGTTCCACGCTCAGCCCGCGATGTCAGCAACCGCTTTACTTCAAAAAGCAGCTCAAATGGGAGCAGCTTCTTCAGGAGGTTCATTGCTTCACGGGTTAGGGATAGTTTCATCCACTTCAACTTCTATAGACGCAATAGTCCCTCATGGACTAGGATTAGGACTGCCTTGTGGTGGCGAAAGCAGCTCGGGTTTAAAAGAGCTTATGATGGGGAATTCATCGGTGTTTGGTCCGAAACAAACGACATTAGACTTCCTCGGTTTAGGTAGAGCGGTTGGTAACGGAAATGGTCCAAGTAACGGACTATCTACTCTAGTCGGAGGAGGAACCGGCATCGATATGGCAACAACATTTGGATCAGGAGAGTTTTCAGGGAAAGACATTAGTAGAAGAAAATCATAA
- a CDS encoding F-box/RNI-like/FBD-like domains-containing protein (F-box/RNI-like/FBD-like domains-containing protein; CONTAINS InterPro DOMAIN/s: FBD (InterPro:IPR013596), F-box domain, cyclin-like (InterPro:IPR001810), F-box domain, Skp2-like (InterPro:IPR022364), FBD-like (InterPro:IPR006566), Leucine-rich repeat 2 (InterPro:IPR013101); BEST Arabidopsis thaliana protein match is: F-box/RNI-like/FBD-like domains-containing protein (TAIR:AT5G56420.2); Has 2010 Blast hits to 1967 proteins in 23 species: Archae - 0; Bacteria - 0; Metazoa - 0; Fungi - 0; Plants - 2010; Viruses - 0; Other Eukaryotes - 0 (source: NCBI BLink).) yields MDRISNLSDDLLLKIVSSLPTKDVVVTMLLSKRWKFLWMMVPKLRFDDEFELEPSYYGRFLKYVDKSMVLNRAQVLETVKFNVGPCCSSEDIATWIRIGMVRNMRELEISHCEGYFREHRSIKLPKSLYTYEKLEVLKLASTVVLNVPIDVCFPSLKSLHLVCVEYKTKKSHRRLLSGCPVLEELVLDKSYNSFHVRSFYVEIPTLQSLSILDTSGELYGDFTFVVNAPALKYFNFVDFYGDLCLRDNMPEVVDVNIKVIYRNPKKLLGPLKSVKRLSLCLSPSTTLHNHMEFYQLVHLELCGDALMWWDLLTWMLQSSPKLQVLKIYECKCEEHDYLDDPIEEHWEEPSSVPQCLLFHLNIFEWKYYNAGDEEKKVVAYILKNARQLKTATFSAASYLYPKEERSRELNELVYMARASSSCQLLLD; encoded by the exons ATGGATAGGATTAGTAATCTGTCTGATGATTTGCTTTTGAAGATTGTTTCATCACTTCCTACCAAAGATGTTGTCGTCACAATGCTTTTGTCAAAACGTTGGAAGTTTCTTTGGATGATGGTTCCAAAGCTTCGTtttgatgatgagtttgaaCTTGAGCCTTCCTATTACGGGAGATTTCTCAAGTATGTAGACAAATCAATGGTGTTGAATAGAGCTCAGGTTCTAGAAACAGTGAAGTTCAACGTTGGTCCTTGTTGTAGCTCTGAAGATATAGCAACATGGATCAGAATCGGAATGGTTCGCAATATGCGTGAACTTGAAATATCACATTGTGAAGGATATTTCAGGGAACATAGGTCAATCAAACTACCAAAGAGTCTTTATACATATGAAAAACTCGAGGTCTTGAAACTCGCTTCCACGGTAGTTCTGAATGTTCCTATCGATGTTTGTTTTCCATCCTTGAAATCATTACACCTTGTGTGTGTAGagtacaaaaccaaaaagtctCACCGCAGGCTTTTGTCGGGTTGTCCTGTTCTTGAAGAGTTGGTGTTGGACAAATCTTATAACAGTTTCCATGTGCGGTCTTTCTATGTAGAAATACCTACTTTACAGAGCTTATCTATTCTTGATACATCTGGAGAACTGTACGGTGACTTTACGTTTGTGGTCAATGCCCCAGCTTTGAAGTACTTCAACTTTGTAGACTTCTATGGCGACTTGTGCTTGAGAGATAATATGCCTGAGGTGGTTGATGTGAATATTAAAGTCATTTACAGAAATCCCAAGAAGCTATTGGGACCTCTTAAATCAGTCAAGCGTCTCTCTTTATGTTTATCTCCTTCGACGACG CTTCATAACCATATGGAGTTCTATCAGCTTGTTCATTTGGAGTTATGTGGAGACGCTCTAATGTGGTGGGATCTACTTACTTGGATGCTCCAAAGTTCTCCTAAACTACAAGTTCTCAAGATCTACGAA TGCAAGTGTGAGGAACATGATTACTTAGACGATCCAATAGAAGAACATTGGGAAGAACCAAGTTCAGTTCCTCAATGTTTGTTGTTCCATCTCAATATTTTCGAGTGGAAATATTACAACGcaggagatgaagagaaaaaagtagTGGCGTACATTCTAAAGAATGCAAGACAGTTAAAGACTGCAACTTTCTCTGCCGCTTCATATTTGTATCCGAAGGAAGAGCGTTCGCGGGAACTCAATGAGTTGGTTTATATGGCTAGAGCTTCAAGCTCATGTCAGCTTCTATTGGATTGA
- a CDS encoding Protein kinase superfamily protein (Protein kinase superfamily protein; FUNCTIONS IN: protein serine/threonine/tyrosine kinase activity, kinase activity; INVOLVED IN: protein amino acid phosphorylation; LOCATED IN: cellular_component unknown; CONTAINS InterPro DOMAIN/s: Protein kinase, ATP binding site (InterPro:IPR017441), Protein kinase, catalytic domain (InterPro:IPR000719), Serine/threonine-protein kinase, ATN1-like (InterPro:IPR015784), Serine-threonine/tyrosine-protein kinase (InterPro:IPR001245), Protein kinase-like domain (InterPro:IPR011009); BEST Arabidopsis thaliana protein match is: Protein kinase superfamily protein (TAIR:AT3G50730.1); Has 123084 Blast hits to 121815 proteins in 4788 species: Archae - 145; Bacteria - 13767; Metazoa - 46997; Fungi - 11154; Plants - 32049; Viruses - 444; Other Eukaryotes - 18528 (source: NCBI BLink).), protein MAISPTMMLNANYPFFMSAFGSDDNNDESDNQFDFNISRELLLNPKDIMRGEMIGEGGNSIVYKGRLKNIVPVAVKIVQPGKTSAVSIQDKQQFQKEVLVLSSMKHENIVRFVGACIEPQLMIVTELVRGGTLQRFMLNSRPSPLDLKVSLSFALDISRAMEYLHSKGIIHRDLNPRNVLVTGDMKHVKLADFGLAREKTLGGMTCEAGTYRWMAPEVCSREPLRIGEKKHYDQKIDVYSFALIFWSLLTNKTPFSEIPSISIPYFVNQGKRPSLSNIPDEVVPILECCWAADSKTRLEFKDITISLESLLKRFCSERSNNEITITEDEAYDDEIEELETTWLLPKRYIKLKKPKKIKQNVMKKILPFFKKFISSKW, encoded by the exons ATGGCCATTTCTCCGACGATGATGCTTAATGCGAACTACCCTTTTTTCATGTCAGCGTTTGGCTCAGATGACAATAATGATGAGTCTGATAACCAGTTCGATTTCAATATCAGCAGAGAGTTGCTTCTCAACCCTAAAGACATCATGAGGGGAGAGATGATTGGAGAAGGAGGCAACTCCATCGTTTACAAAGGCCG ACTCAAAAACATTGTTCCTGTGGCGGTGAAGATAGTGCAGCCGGGTAAAACATCTGCTGTAAGCATTCAGGACAAACAACAGTTTCAAAAGGAGGTTCTGGTACTATCCTCGATGAAACATGAAAACATTGTCAgg TTTGTTGGAGCTTGCATAGAGCCACAATTGATGATAGTTACCGAACTCGTAAGAGGTGGTACTCTTCAGAGGTTCATGTTGAACTCTCGCCCGAGTCCTCTTGATCTCAAGGTGTCACTAAGCTTTGCTTTGGACATTTCTCGAGCCATGGAGTATTTGCACTCAAAAGGCATCATTCACCGTGACCTAAATCCAA GGAATGTTTTGGTAACTGGTGATATGAAACATGTGAAGTTGGCTGATTTTGGACTTGCAAGAGAAAAGACTCTTGGTGGCATGACTTGTGAGGCGGGCACGTACCGTTGGATGGCTCCAGAG GTATGCAGCCGTGAGCCACTCCGAATTGGGGAGAAAAAACACTACGACCAGAAAATCGATGTGTATAGCTTCGCACTGATTTTCTGGTCCTTGCTCACAAACAAAACACCTTTCAGTGAGATACCTAGCATTTCTATTCCCTATTTTGTGAACCAG ggCAAGAGACCAAGCCTATCGAATATTCCTGATGAGGTCGTCCCCATATTAGAATGTTGTTGGGCAGCGGACTCAAAGACTCGTCTCGAATTCAAAGATATTACAATCTCACTGGAAAGCTTGCTAAAAAGATTCTGCTCAGAGAGAAGTAATAATGAGATAACGATCACCGAAGATGAAGcttatgatgatgagatagaGGAATTGGAGACCACTTGGCTGCTTCCAAAGCGCTATATCAAGCTGAAGAAACCTAAGAAGATCAAGCAGAAcgtgatgaagaagatactTCCTTTCTTCAAGAAGTTCATTTCTTCAAAGTGGTGA
- a CDS encoding Protein kinase superfamily protein (Protein kinase superfamily protein; FUNCTIONS IN: protein serine/threonine/tyrosine kinase activity, kinase activity; INVOLVED IN: protein amino acid phosphorylation; CONTAINS InterPro DOMAIN/s: Protein kinase, ATP binding site (InterPro:IPR017441), Serine/threonine-protein kinase domain (InterPro:IPR002290), Serine-threonine/tyrosine-protein kinase (InterPro:IPR001245), Protein kinase-like domain (InterPro:IPR011009), Protein kinase, catalytic domain (InterPro:IPR000719), Serine/threonine-protein kinase, ATN1-like (InterPro:IPR015784), Tyrosine-protein kinase, catalytic domain (InterPro:IPR020635); BEST Arabidopsis thaliana protein match is: Protein kinase superfamily protein (TAIR:AT3G50720.1); Has 124533 Blast hits to 123091 proteins in 4731 species: Archae - 161; Bacteria - 14729; Metazoa - 47162; Fungi - 10974; Plants - 32228; Viruses - 465; Other Eukaryotes - 18814 (source: NCBI BLink).), translating to MISRMIFRNYPSHNESDDEPFHFSISRELLLDRNDVVVGEMIGEGAYSIVYKGLLRNQFPVAVKIMDPSTTSAVTKAHKKTFQKEVLLLSKMKHDNIVKFVGACIEPQLIIVTELVEGGTLQRFMHSRPGPLDLKMSLSFALDISRAMEFVHSNGIIHRDLNPRNLLVTGDLKHVKLADFGIAREETRGGMTCEAGTSKWMAPEVVYSPEPLRVGEKKEYDHKADIYSFAIVLWQLVTNEEPFPDVPNSLFVPYLVSQGRRPILTKTPDVFVPIVESCWAQDPDARPEFKEISVMLTNLLRRMSSDSSIGTTLPDGEAYEGEMEESENSPLLQEHFCKVKKPKEKKKKKKLVKMRFPFFKKFKVWLYNYKP from the exons ATGATATCTCGAATGATTTTCAGAAACTATCCTTCTCACAATGAGTCCGACGACGAGCCATTCCATTTCAGTATCAGCAGAGAATTGCTTCTCGACCGAAACGATGTCGTAGTGGGAGAGATGATTGGAGAAGGAGCTTACTCCATCGTCTACAAAGGATT GCTAAGAAACCAATTTCCCGTGGCGGTGAAGATCATGGATCCGAGTACAACTTCCGCTGTAACCAAAGCGCACAAAAAAACGTTTCAAAAGGAAGTTCTGTTACTATCCAAGATGAAACATGACAACATTGTGAAG tttgttgGAGCTTGCATAGAACCACAATTGATTATAGTTACCGAACTCGTTGAAGGCGGCACTCTACAGAGGTTCATGCACTCTCGTCCGGGTCCTCTTGACCTAAAGATGTCACTAAGCTTTGCTTTGGATATTTCACGAGCCATGGAGTTTGTGCACTCAAATGGCATCATTCACCGTGATTTAAATCCaa GGAATTTGTTGGTAACCGGTGATCTGAAACATGTGAAATTGGCTGACTTTGGAATTGCAAGAGAAGAAACTAGAGGTGGCATGACCTGTGAGGCTGGCACCTCTAAATGGATGGCTCCTGAGGTA GTGTATAGCCCTGAGCCGCTGAGAGTTGGGGAGAAGAAGGAATATGACCATAAGGCTGATATTTACAGCTTTGCCATAGTATTATGGCAGCTGGTTACGAACGAAGAACCATTCCCTGACGTGCCTAATAGCCTCTTTGTTCCCTATCTTGTTAGCCAA GGTCGGAGACCAATACTTACGAAGACTCCCGACGTGTTTGTCCCAATCGTTGAATCATGTTGGGCACAAGACCCGGATGCGCGTCCGGAATTTAAAGAGATTTCGGTTATGCTGACAAACTTGCTAAGAAGAATGAGCTCAGACAGTAGCATTGGCACAACACTACCGGATGGGGAAGCTTATGAAGGTGAGATGGAGGAATCAGAGaactctcctcttcttcaagagCATTTTTGCAAGGTGAAGAAAcctaaggagaagaagaagaagaagaaactggtGAAGATGAGATTTCCTTTCTTTAAGAAGTTCAAGGTTTGGTTGTACAACTACAAGCcatga
- the UGT72E1 gene encoding UDP-glucosyl transferase 72E1 (UDP-glucosyl transferase 72E1 (UGT72E1); CONTAINS InterPro DOMAIN/s: UDP-glucuronosyl/UDP-glucosyltransferase (InterPro:IPR002213); BEST Arabidopsis thaliana protein match is: UDP-Glycosyltransferase superfamily protein (TAIR:AT5G66690.1); Has 8063 Blast hits to 8012 proteins in 453 species: Archae - 0; Bacteria - 455; Metazoa - 2482; Fungi - 35; Plants - 4969; Viruses - 57; Other Eukaryotes - 65 (source: NCBI BLink).) translates to MKITKPHVAMFASPGMGHIIPVIELGKRLAGSHGFDVTIFVLETDAASAQSQFLNSPGCDAALVDIVGLPTPDISGLVDPSAFFGIKLLVMMRETIPTIRSKIEEMQHKPTALIVDLFGLDAIPLGGEFNMLTYIFIASNARFLAVALFFPTLDKDMEEEHIIKKQPMVMPGCEPVRFEDTLETFLDPNSQLYREFVPFGSVFPTCDGIIVNTWDDMEPKTLKSLQDPKLLGRIAGVPVYPIGPLSRPVDPSKTNHPVLDWLNKQPDESVLYISFGSGGSLSAKQLTELAWGLEMSQQRFVWVVRPPVDGSACSAYLSANSGKIRDGTPDYLPEGFVSRTHERGFMVSSWAPQAEILAHQAVGGFLTHCGWNSILESVVGGVPMIAWPLFAEQMMNATLLNEELGVAVRSKKLPSEGVITRAEIEALVRKIMVEEEGAEMRKKIKKLKETAAESLSCDGGVAHESLSRIADESEHLLERVRCMARGA, encoded by the coding sequence ATGAAGATTACAAAACCACATGTGGCCATGTTCGCTAGCCCCGGAATGGGCCACATCATCCCGGTGATCGAGCTCGGAAAACGCTTAGCTGGTTCCCACGGCTTCGATGTCACCATTTTCGTCCTTGAAACCGACGCAGCCTCAGCTCAATCTCAATTCCTTAACTCACCAGGCTGCGACGCGGCCCTTGTTGATATCGTTGGCCTCCCAACGCCCGATATCTCCGGTTTAGTCGACCCATCAGCCTTTTTTGGGATCAAGCTCTTGGTCATGATGCGTGAGACCATTCCTACCATCCGGTCAAAGATAGAGGAGATGCAACACAAACCAACGGCTCTGATCGTAGACTTGTTTGGTTTGGACGCGATACCGCTCGGTGGTGAGTTCAACATGTTGACTTATATCTTCATCGCTTCAAACGCACGTTTTCTCGCGGTGGCTTTGTTTTTCCCAACGTTGGACAAAGACATGGAAGAAGAGCACATAATCAAGAAGCAACCTATGGTTATGCCTGGATGTGAACCGGTTCGGTTTGAAGATACACTTGAAACATTCCTTGACCCAAACAGCCAACTCTACCGGGAATTTGTTCCTTTCGGTTCGGTTTTCCCAACGTGTGATGGTATTATTGTGAATACATGGGATGATATGGAGCCCAAAACTTTGAAATCTCTTCAAGACCCAAAGCTCTTGGGTCGAATTGCTGGTGTACCGGTTTATCCAATTGGTCCTTTGTCTAGACCGGTTGATCCATCTAAAACTAATCATCCGGTTTTGGATTGGTTAAACAAACAGCCGGACGAGTCGGTACTTTACATTTCATTTGGAAGCGGTGGCTCTCTCTCGGCTAAACAACTAACCGAATTGGCTTGGGGACTTGAGATGAGTCAGCAACGGTTCGTTTGGGTGGTTCGACCCCCGGTGGACGGTTCAGCTTGCAGTGCATATTTATCCGCTAACAGTGGTAAAATACGAGACGGTACACCTGATTATCTCCCGGAAGGTTTTGTTAGCCGGACTCATGAGAGAGGCTTTATGGTCTCTTCTTGGGCTCCCCAAGCGGAGATCTTGGCCCACCAAGCCGTAGGTGGGTTTCTAACTCACTGCGGTTGGAATTCGATTCTCGAGAGCGTCGTTGGTGGCGTTCCGATGATCGCGTGGCCACTTTTTGCGGAGCAGATGATGAACGCGACACTCCTCAACGAAGAGCTTGGCGTTGCCGTCCGCTCTAAGAAACTACCGTCGGAGGGAGTGATTACGAGGGCGGAGATCGAGGCGTTGGTGAGAAAGATCatggtggaggaggaaggtgctgagatgagaaagaagataaagaagctGAAAGAGACCGCTGCCGAATCGCTGAGTTGCGACGGTGGAGTGGCGCATGAATCGTTGTCAAGAATCGCCGACGAGAGCGAGCATCTTTTGGAGCGTGTCAGGTGCATGGCACGTGGTGCCTAG